Proteins found in one Zea mays cultivar B73 chromosome 1, Zm-B73-REFERENCE-NAM-5.0, whole genome shotgun sequence genomic segment:
- the LOC103634480 gene encoding uncharacterized protein isoform X2 — MAAQTTVQCRVIGGGGMRTVECLRGRLLAERVASKAAKEDADQLTKRVHPYIFISYLLQQHIPYCSTLFLVSIGSHTNRTIFSVDFDGRFGSQLDELEKKLAGEVRVRNRAERRLRRAIKKLESLKILDVELSEGSIGSLSSNGRSDHQAPEAEERNGPGSLTTRGSVLASGPSGDPDADADRESSEGSCTQVNSSSRDGSWCSVASEQSRPGSCMDLAGNTTNCGSEGSCGDHDSEREHLDASSGCGSAKSEEAFYESDDRLALSRGLVEPPPAAAGEGPRTQDNDTHAGEVRAMDHEEEEETNKLAIVLADPQPQSQGDV, encoded by the exons ATGGCTGCGCAGACGACGGTGCAATGCAG GGTGATCGGTGGCGGTGGCATGCGGACGGTGGAGTGCCTGAGGGGAAGGCTTCTCGCGGAGCGGGTGGCATCCAAGGCTGCAAAGGAGGATGCCGACCAACTGACCAAAAGGGTACATCCctacatctttatatcctacctcCTGCAGCAGCACATTCCGTACTGCTCCACCCTCTTTTTAGTTTCTATTGGCTCACATACCAATCGAACTATCTTCTCTGTCGATTTTGATGGTCGGTTTGGGTCACAGCTGGACGAGCTAGAGAAGAAGCTCGCCGGCGAGGTCAGGGTGAGGAACAGGGCGGAGAGGAGGCTCAGGAGGGCCATCAAGAAGCTGGAGTCCCTCAAGATCCTGGACGTCGAGCTCTCGGAAGGCTCCATTGGGTCGCTGTCCTCCAACGGCCGTTCGGATCACCAGGCGCCGGAGGCCGAGGAGAGGAACGGCCCTGGCTCGTTGACCACTCGTGGGTCTGTGCTGGCATCCGGTCCTTCCGGAGACCCCGACGCCGACGCCGACAGGGAATCGTCAGAGGGATCATGCACCCAGGTGAATTCGTCCTCCCGGGACGGGAGCTGGTGCTCCGTTGCGTCAGAGCAATCCCGGCCTGGTTCTTGCATGGATCTTGCCGGAAACACCACCAACTGCGGCTCAGAGGGGAGTTGCGGTGACCATGATTCAGAGAG GGAACACCTTGATGCATCCAGTGGCTGTGGCTCAGCAAAATCGGAAGAAGCGTTCTACGAAAGCGACGACAGGCTAGCGCTATCGCGGGGTCTCGTTGAACCACCACCAGCAGCTGCAGGCGAAGGTCCAAGAACGCAGGATAACGACACGCATGCAGGAGAGGTCCGTGCCATGGATCAcgaggaagaagaggagaccAACAAGCTTGCGATCGTTCTAGCCGACCCCCAGCCACAGTCGCAAGGCGACGTGTAG
- the LOC103634480 gene encoding uncharacterized protein isoform X3 encodes MAAQTTVQCRVIGGGGMRTVECLRGRLLAERVASKAAKEDADQLTKRLDELEKKLAGEVRVRNRAERRLRRAIKKLESLKILDVELSEGSIGSLSSNGRSDHQAPEAEERNGPGSLTTRGSVLASGPSGDPDADADRESSEGSCTQVNSSSRDGSWCSVASEQSRPGSCMDLAGNTTNCGSEGSCGDHDSEREHLDASSGCGSAKSEEAFYESDDRLALSRGLVEPPPAAAGEGPRTQDNDTHAGEVRAMDHEEEEETNKLAIVLADPQPQSQGDV; translated from the exons ATGGCTGCGCAGACGACGGTGCAATGCAG GGTGATCGGTGGCGGTGGCATGCGGACGGTGGAGTGCCTGAGGGGAAGGCTTCTCGCGGAGCGGGTGGCATCCAAGGCTGCAAAGGAGGATGCCGACCAACTGACCAAAAGG CTGGACGAGCTAGAGAAGAAGCTCGCCGGCGAGGTCAGGGTGAGGAACAGGGCGGAGAGGAGGCTCAGGAGGGCCATCAAGAAGCTGGAGTCCCTCAAGATCCTGGACGTCGAGCTCTCGGAAGGCTCCATTGGGTCGCTGTCCTCCAACGGCCGTTCGGATCACCAGGCGCCGGAGGCCGAGGAGAGGAACGGCCCTGGCTCGTTGACCACTCGTGGGTCTGTGCTGGCATCCGGTCCTTCCGGAGACCCCGACGCCGACGCCGACAGGGAATCGTCAGAGGGATCATGCACCCAGGTGAATTCGTCCTCCCGGGACGGGAGCTGGTGCTCCGTTGCGTCAGAGCAATCCCGGCCTGGTTCTTGCATGGATCTTGCCGGAAACACCACCAACTGCGGCTCAGAGGGGAGTTGCGGTGACCATGATTCAGAGAG GGAACACCTTGATGCATCCAGTGGCTGTGGCTCAGCAAAATCGGAAGAAGCGTTCTACGAAAGCGACGACAGGCTAGCGCTATCGCGGGGTCTCGTTGAACCACCACCAGCAGCTGCAGGCGAAGGTCCAAGAACGCAGGATAACGACACGCATGCAGGAGAGGTCCGTGCCATGGATCAcgaggaagaagaggagaccAACAAGCTTGCGATCGTTCTAGCCGACCCCCAGCCACAGTCGCAAGGCGACGTGTAG
- the LOC103634480 gene encoding uncharacterized protein isoform X4 encodes MRTVECLRGRLLAERVASKAAKEDADQLTKRLDELEKKLAGEVRVRNRAERRLRRAIKKLESLKILDVELSEGSIGSLSSNGRSDHQAPEAEERNGPGSLTTRGSVLASGPSGDPDADADRESSEGSCTQVNSSSRDGSWCSVASEQSRPGSCMDLAGNTTNCGSEGSCGDHDSEREHLDASSGCGSAKSEEAFYESDDRLALSRGLVEPPPAAAGEGPRTQDNDTHAGEVRAMDHEEEEETNKLAIVLADPQPQSQGDV; translated from the exons ATGCGGACGGTGGAGTGCCTGAGGGGAAGGCTTCTCGCGGAGCGGGTGGCATCCAAGGCTGCAAAGGAGGATGCCGACCAACTGACCAAAAGG CTGGACGAGCTAGAGAAGAAGCTCGCCGGCGAGGTCAGGGTGAGGAACAGGGCGGAGAGGAGGCTCAGGAGGGCCATCAAGAAGCTGGAGTCCCTCAAGATCCTGGACGTCGAGCTCTCGGAAGGCTCCATTGGGTCGCTGTCCTCCAACGGCCGTTCGGATCACCAGGCGCCGGAGGCCGAGGAGAGGAACGGCCCTGGCTCGTTGACCACTCGTGGGTCTGTGCTGGCATCCGGTCCTTCCGGAGACCCCGACGCCGACGCCGACAGGGAATCGTCAGAGGGATCATGCACCCAGGTGAATTCGTCCTCCCGGGACGGGAGCTGGTGCTCCGTTGCGTCAGAGCAATCCCGGCCTGGTTCTTGCATGGATCTTGCCGGAAACACCACCAACTGCGGCTCAGAGGGGAGTTGCGGTGACCATGATTCAGAGAG GGAACACCTTGATGCATCCAGTGGCTGTGGCTCAGCAAAATCGGAAGAAGCGTTCTACGAAAGCGACGACAGGCTAGCGCTATCGCGGGGTCTCGTTGAACCACCACCAGCAGCTGCAGGCGAAGGTCCAAGAACGCAGGATAACGACACGCATGCAGGAGAGGTCCGTGCCATGGATCAcgaggaagaagaggagaccAACAAGCTTGCGATCGTTCTAGCCGACCCCCAGCCACAGTCGCAAGGCGACGTGTAG
- the LOC103634480 gene encoding pentatricopeptide repeat-containing protein At2g37310 isoform X1 codes for MKLPAWLTAVPPDPRAYGHLIQLCADTGHLAAGRQLHARLVASSVTPSNFLASKLISLYSRGAHLDDARRVFDAIPRPSVFAWNAILIALSLHSADPSDAARLFAASGISPDEITLSALLKSLADSGPRLSALVAEVHAVAVQRGFGDDLFVSNGLITAYANAGDSRSARAVFDEMPRRDVVSWNSLISSYARAGWYRQCLELFQELASVHGAGGVRPNNVTVASVLHACAQLKAVDFGVRVHRLAAENGLDSDIAVWNSAVGFYAKCGRLKYARELFDGMAKKDAVSYSTMIAGYMNHGHVDMGLELFQRADVQGISIWNAVIAGLIQHGRQSDVLGLLNEMIGSGMLPNSATLSILIPSVHLFSTLLGVKQAHGYAIRNNYDQSIGVVTALIDAYSKAGFLDGSRRVFKLTDDRSEIVWTSIISAVAAHGEAAEALHLFNEMVNAGIRLDTIAFTAVLTACAHTGKVADARKIFNSMQAMFGINPVMEQYACMVSAFSRAGMLNDALELVNSMPFEPNAMVWGPLLNGAAEFCNVELGRFVFDQLFKIEPKNTGNYIVMANLYSNAGKWEEADIIRRRMWGVGLEKVPGCSWN; via the coding sequence ATGAAGCTCCCGGCGTGGCTCACCGCCGTGCCGCCGGACCCTCGGGCGTACGGCCACCTCATCCAGCTCTGCGCGGACACCGGACACCTCGCTGCTGGCCGCCAGCTCCACGCTCGCCTCGTCGCTTCCTCCGTTACCCCGTCCAACTTCCTCGCTTCCAAGCTCATTTCCCTATACTCCCGCGGAGCCCACCTTGACGACGCACGCAGGGTGTTCGACGCCATCCCGCGGCCCAGCGTCTTCGCCTGGAACGCCATCCTCATCGCACTCTCGCTTCACTCGGCCGATCCCTCCGACGCGGCCCGCCTCTTCGCCGCCTCCGGCATCTCTCCTGACGAGATCACGCTCTCCGCGCTCCTCAAGTCGCTCGCCGACTCCGGACCGAGGTTGTCCGCACTCGTCGCGGAGGTCCACGCCGTCGCGGTCCAGCGCGGCTTTGGGGACGACCTGTTCGTGTCCAATGGTCTCATCACCGCGTACGCGAACGCCGGAGATTCACGCTCCGCTCGCGCGGTATTTGACGAAATGCCGCGGCGAGACGTGGTGTCCTGGAACTCGCTGATATCGTCTTACGCTCGCGCAGGGTGGTACCGGCAGTGCCTAGAGCTGTTTCAGGAGTTAGCGAGCGTTCATGGTGCTGGTGGTGTTAGACCCAACAACGTCACCGTGGCTAGCGTATTGCATGCTTGTGCACAACTCAAGGCTGTCGACTTTGGGGTAAGAGTGCACCGCCTTGCTGCCGAGAATGGGCTTGATTCGGACATTGCGGTGTGGAACTCAGCAGTTGGATTTTATGCCAAATGTGGAAGGCTCAAGTATGCAAGAGAGTTGTTTGATGGGATGGCTAAGAAAGATGCAGTCAGTTACAGTACCATGATTGCTGGTTACATGAACCATGGGCATGTCGACATGGGACTGGAGCTTTTCCAGCGAGCAGATGTTCAAGGTATCAGCATTTGGAACGCAGTGATTGCTGGATTGATTCAACATGGTCGCCAGTCCGATGTGCTTGGACTACTGAATGAGATGATTGGTTCTGGAATGCTACCGAATTCAGCCACACTTTCAATCCTCATTCCTTCAGTTCATTTGTTCTCCACCCTACTGGGAGTGAAACAAGCACATGGGTATGCGATCAGAAACAACTATGATCAGAGTATCGGTGTTGTGACTGCATTGATTGATGCTTACTCAAAGGCTGGATTTCTTGATGGGTCTCGGAGGGTCTTTAAACTGACTGATGATAGAAGTGAAATTGTATGGACATCAATCATATCTGCCGTTGCGGCTCATGGAGAAGCTGCAGAGGCATTGCATCTGTTCAATGAGATGGTCAATGCTGGCATCAGACTGGATACTATAGCCTTCACTGCTGTGCTTACAGCTTGTGCTCATACTGGCAAGGTTGCTGATGCTCGTAAAATTTTTAACTCCATGCAGGCTATGTTTGGTATCAATCCAGTGATGGAGCAATATGCCTGCATGGTTTCTGCATTCAGCCGTGCAGGGATGCTAAATGATGCACTTGAGCTTGTCAACAGTATGCCATTTGAACCAAATGCAATGGTCTGGGGTCCATTGCTTAATGGAGCAGCAGAATTTTGTAATGTGGAGCTTGGTAGATTTGTATTCGATCAACTATTTAAAATTGAGCCTAAGAACACCGGTAATTACATTGTGATGGCTAATTTGTACTCAAATGCTGGCAAATGGGAAGAAGCTGATATCATAAGGAGGAGGATGTGGGGAGTTGGGCTCGAGAAGGTTCCTGGGTGTAGTTGGAATTGA
- the LOC100276530 gene encoding uncharacterized protein LOC100276530 yields the protein MASQSSKTADTAAPPPEVAATGEAAPGAASSTPAQNPNAAATAVAGATDLEKKMRRAERFGMPVLMSEEEKRSSRAERFGTGSSSVKEEEKKKSRAERFGLASPSSSDEEAKKKARLERFGQSANVDKAEEEKRKARAARFAEASGGSAARENGKDSSKPDAAAVTGTA from the exons ATGGCATCTCAGAGCTCCAAGACCGCGGACACCGCCGCGCCTCCGCCGGAGGTTGCAGCCACCGGAGAGGCGGCTCCGGGCGCGGCTTCTTCAACACCGGCACAAAACCCTAACGCTGCTGCAACCGCAGTGGCCGGGGCCACGGATCTAGAGAAGAAGATGCGCCGCGCGGAGCGGTTTGGGATGCCAGTACTGATGTCAGAGGAGGAAAAGCGCAGCAGTCGCGCCGAGAG ATTTGGGACTGGCTCTTCAAGTGTAAAGGAGGAAGAGAAGAAGAAGTCCAGGGCTGAGAG GTTTGGCCTTGCCTCGCCCTCTTCTTCAGATGAGGAAGCTAAGAAAAAGGCCCGTTTGGAACGATTTGGTCAGAGCGCAAATGTCGACAAGGCGGAAGAAGAAAAAAGAAAGGCCCGAGCTGCCCG ATTTGCAGAAGCGTCTGGTGGATCAGCAGCTCGGGAAAACGGCAAAGACAGCTCGAAGCCG GACGCAGCCGCTGTTACCGGCACAGCTTGA